In Oncorhynchus clarkii lewisi isolate Uvic-CL-2024 unplaced genomic scaffold, UVic_Ocla_1.0 unplaced_contig_617_pilon_pilon, whole genome shotgun sequence, a genomic segment contains:
- the LOC139402067 gene encoding ATPase family AAA domain-containing protein 5-like, with the protein MVSEIMAGVVAMASVIEDFETQPCKRSCKDAHAPPVKMITNYFSPVPKPMEKPFSPPRSNNIMDYFSRKTTPVREKGSTPEQTKENRLGPQPSESPASLDSPVRLPAKPRQKQGRKPSKVARQLQETDADVGSTETEECVVLEGPGDEGNVVSSSCGFLGSDTAALLAQFSADAGMAGDTCGKNDHGAACPEKAQKDHHPKVHSKKRAPLKKKESRDGSPKIPRKDKVTVSKAKAKQQGDKETEEYVPEVQEAELSLCDASLEVNVGEASQLNGSTVTISFEDFLQTQGQGEEKVGEKSRVDPEPEDTLDVPKAKELCPLQISPRTLTIQAEVHTISPGHEPVLVAEKNIASIFSREKKGSLAPVVVKTASFPHPQSRLELLPAPKRRSNVVLQEEDLELSVVESESSTPKCSQTERKQFMSAFKQPAKPGKGPGKQPVDKALGEAVEEENHSAAPTEEQPGKNAAKKKPQRRGRKKALEQESVPSPAAQEDHVPMETDAVETDSKPKGESNTEAKPEAEPTPSTPTTVRRSTREAPCRQTPVVDPVTPVRKTKKERVKDVAAVTVDCPVQMSTPKSDKSRHRLFRAQMVCPPDKTGSPIRMKFTRVVFRSSASKSEGGSDFEILSPLATKESNASKKRKKAKKLVKKAREIQQSKKASADKEGQRSFRRSTRSQGKKSYNEDENSVVWVEDSQDGSALTAKEKGTAQKRSLNDVLGKKAPASKGANNPAVAPMFLGKKAQRTSVISIFDDRSCDASENSQDDEQFRARREFLKSGLPESFKKQIAKTVATNEAYAVSCSSFQPVVHVLQASQECPLWSLPWPVSPRLHFLKELRCLPSNQLPSLDSSTCCKTEPASRAHTERGSGWREDFSEPIRKLLMEEISASNPPFPVQRFLTRFLKRRADHLQECTASEADPSTKLASSAPASTEPVGRKRKRVEEGEGAVGKVAKKQMSRRSEKKIIVIDGDTISPEPEPPRRGGRGRRRKQQENEEMKTPLPYQKDPVVLLEDSPLASNSVKDDSVKEDMLWTEKYQPQHSNDVIGNIASVRRLHSWLREWKLRADREERKKQKEKKQEEKKQDDDSNDSWDTKDGDSQEGEDFMCNTLLITGPTGVGKTAAVYACAQELGFKVFEVNASSQRSGRQILSQLREATQSHQVDIQGVNAHKPCYFSSSTARPGSSPRKVYSPRRVVSSPRKSPRGATRGGLAPTSLAKFFKTGRPGPTNKEPASASQDQKQPTAVPKKISKAKESSSKTEEPQNRPAAAAITKDSSSEEQSKKTATSLILFEEVDVVFDDDSGFLAAIKTFMTTTKRPVILTTSDPTFSTMFDGYFEEIHFKTPSVVKVGSYLQLLCLAENMRTDARDVSSLLHLNGCDIRQSLLHLQFWSRSTGGRKLSRPLPDSAPTVTQLQPKTEETAGGSVVSEGVTPAGPLPPCDTGCTESMLGLLNIEPEREMQDLFKSQSTVEPGCWELLTTSKRRGMDLLYSNMEALLPLPTTHFTVTTHRRPQEVSNRTQEESSADPQEVATSMNSIKPEIDPPLPLQTEVDPLPHPKVQQVAEGSETDGSPVKVSSRMKKKKKQLGTRENLDPFHSDSDSDDAFLSLHTKPPPNPPQTQTEGEDSQDDSTSNKVELESVKAREEEVKEKAPPPMRMRVPLTPEQRMKSEPVSHCLGSLAEFLDHMSLLDSSLCRHTSPVGGARYTHRTFGLRAEIKDGMNDEPGEECHGGSWVEGERAGEIQAAVEALSFQRCRAGVEEAWGTAQGLEGELGKEAVNELTLPVASHRRGFRLTQDSPCEPKVLQKRREVMDILPRQVAGTLGNRPAAALDFLPFLRTICRSETLKEQFKVKRRFLHYLDAIHLGLPKNTLQYLAEDFP; encoded by the exons ATG GTCAGTGAAATTATGGCTGGTGTCGTTGCTATGGCATCTGTCATTGAAGATTTTGAAACTCAG CCATGCAAGAGATCATGCAAAGATGCCCATGCTCCTCCTGTCAAGATGATCACAAACTACTTTTCCCCTGTGCCCAAGCCCATGGAGAAACCATTCTCCCCACCCAGGTCCAACAACATCATGGATTACTTCAGCCGGAAGACCACACCAGTTAGAGAGAAAGGTAGTACCCCAGAGCAGACTAAGGAGAACCGCCTGGGGCCCCAGCCCTCTGAATCACCAGCCAGCCTAGACAGCCCTGTGAGGCTGCCGGCCAAGCCCCGTCAGAAACAGGGCAGGAAGCCCAGCAAAGTTGCCCGGCAGTTACAGGAGACTGATGCTGATGTAGGTTCCACTGAGACGGAGGAGTGTGTGGTCTTAGAGGGGCCAGGAGATGAGGGCAACGTAGTGAGCAGCAGCTGTGGCTTCCTGGGTAGTGACACAGCTGCCCTGCTGGCCCAGTTCAGTGCTGATGCTGGCATGGCTGGAGACACCTGTGGTAAGAATGACCATGGCGCGGCATGTCCTGAGAAGGCTCAGAAAGACCATCATCCCAAGGTGCACTCTAAAAAAAGGGCTCCTCTGAAGAAAAAGGAAAGTCGCGACGGTTCTCCCAAAATTCCTAGAAAAGACAAGGTGACTGTCAGTAAGGCTAAAGCCAAGCAGCAGGGGGATAAGGAAACAGAGGAGTATGTGCCCGAGGTCCAGGAGGCTGAGCTCTCATTGTGTGATGCAAGCTTAGAGGTGAACGTGGGAGAGGCGTCTCAGTTGAACGGGAGCACCGTCACCATCTCCTTTGAGGACTTCCTGCAGACTCAGggccagggagaggagaaagtgggagagaaaaGCAGAGTTGACCCGGAGCCAGAAGACACGTTGGATGTACCCAAAGCCAAAGAGCTTTGTCCCCTGCAGATATCTCCTCGAACCCTCACCATCCAAGCTGAGGTGCACACCATTTCCCCCGGCCACGAGCCAGTCCTGGTTGCAGAGAAAAATATTGCCTCCATCTTCTCCAGGGAAAAAAAAGGGAGCCTAGCACCTGTAGTGGTGAAGACTGCTTCCTTTCCTCATCCCCAGTCTAGACTGGAGCTGCTGCCTGCCCCCAAAAGGAGGTCCAACGTGGTCCTGCAGGAGGAGGACCTGGAGCTCAGTGTCGTTGAGTCTGAATCATCCACTCCCAAGTGCAGCCAGACTGAGCGGAAGCAGTTCATGAGTGCTTTCAAGCAGCCAGCCAAGCCCGGCAAGGGCCCTGGGAAGCAGCCTGTGGACAAGGCCTTGGGGGAGGCTGTGGAGGAGGAGAACCACTCTGCTGCCCCAACAGAGGAGCAGCCAGGTAAAAATGCAGCTAAGAAGAAACCGCAGAGACGAGGGAGGAAGAAGGCCTTGGAGCAGGAGTCAGTTCCCTCACCCGCGGCACAAGAAGACCATGTTCCCATGGAGACTGACGCTGTGGAGACTGATTCTAAACCCAAAGGGGAGTCCAACACTGAGGCTAAACCTGAAGCAGAGCCCACCCCCTCCACACCAACAACAGTCAGGAGGTCCACCAGAGAAGCCCCTTGCAGGCAGACACCTGTTGTTGATCCAGTAACCCCAGTGAGgaaaacaaaaaaagaaagagTGAAAGATGTTGCAGCAGTCACCGTGGACTGCCCTGTCCAGATGTCCACCCCGAAGTCAGACAAGTCCAGACACAGGCTGTTCAGAGCACAGATGGTCTGTCCACCAGACAAGACAGGAAGTCCCATCAG GATGAAATTTACAAGAGTCGTCTTCCGAAGCTCTGCATCAAAGTCTGAGGGTGGAAGTGATTTTGAAATATTAAGTCCCCTAGCCACTAAG GAATCCAATGCATCGAAAAAGAGAAAAAAGGCAAAGAAGTTGGTGAAGAAAGCCCGGGAGATACAGCAGAGTAAAAAGGCCTCAGCGGATAAGGAGGGTCAGAGGTCTTTCCGACGCTCCACCCGGAGCCAGGGCAAGAAGAGCTACAATGAAGATGAG AACTCAGTGGTTTGGGTGGAGGATAGCCAGGATGGCTCTGCTCTGACTGCCAAGGAGAAGGGAACAGCTCAGAAACGCAGTCTAAATGATGTATTGGGGAAAAAAGCACCTGCCAGCAAGGGGGCCAATAATCCAGCAG TGGCTCCCATGTTCCTTGGGAAAAAAGCACAGAGGACATCAGTCATATCCATCTTTGATGATCGCAG CTGTGATGCTTCAGAGAACTCTCAGGATGATGAACAGTTCCGAGCCCGCAGAGAGTTCCTGAAGAGTGGCCTCCCAGAGTCCTTCAAGAAGCAGATAGCCAAAACCGTTGCCACCAATGAGGCCTACGCagtctcctgctcctccttccaGCCCGTAGTGCACGTGCTGCAGGCGTCACAGG AGTGTCCTCTCTGGAGTCTACCATGGCCTGTTTCTCCTCGCTTACACTTCCTGAAGGAGCTTCGATGTCTACCATCAAACCAGCTTCCATCCCTCGATAGTTCCACTTGCTGTAAGACTGAGCCAGCATCCAGAGCGCACACTGAAAGG GGGTCTGGCTGGCGAGAAGATTTCTCTGAGCCCATTCGTAAGCTCCTAATGGAGGAGATCAGTGCATCCAACCCTCCTTTCCCCGTCCAGCGGTTTCTCACACGCTTCCTGAAAAGGCGGGCGGACCACCTCCAGGAATGCACAGCTTCAGAGGCAGACCCCAGTACCAAACTTGCCAGCAGTGCCCCAGCATCAACAGAGCCTgtggggagaaagaggaagagagtggaagaGGGTGAGGGGGCCGTGGGAAAGGTGGCCAAGAAGCAGATGTCCAGGAGGTCGGAGAAGAAGATCATTGTGATCGACGGGGACACCATCTCCCCCGAACCTGAGCCACCCAGGAGGGGAGGGCGAGGGAGGAGGCGCAAGCAACAGGAGAATGAGGAGATGAAAACACCACTCCCCTACCAAAAGGACCCTGTGGTACTCCTGGAGGATTCACCACTGGCTAGCAACTCTGTCAAAGATG ACTCCGTAAAAGAGGATATGTTGTGGACAGAGAAGTACCAACCACAGCACTCCAATGACGTCATAGGCAACATTGCCTCAGTGAGGAGGCTGCACAG TTGGCTGAGGGAATGGAAGCTCAGAGCTgacagggaagagaggaagaaacagaagGAAAAGAAACAGGAGGAAAAGAAACAGGATGACGACAGCAATG ACTCATGGGACACTAAAGACGGGGACTCTCAGGAGGGGGAAGACTTTATGTGTAACACCCTGCTGATCACTGGTCCCACGGGGGTCGGCAAGACCGCTGCCGTTTACGCCTGCGCCCAGGAACTCGGCTTTAAG GTGTTTGAGGTGAATGCGTCGTCCCAGCGGAGCGGCCGTCAGATCCTGTCCCAGCTGAGGGAGGCCACCCAGTCCCACCAGGTGGACATCCAGGGGGTCAACGCCCATAAGCCGTGCTACTTCAGTAGCTCCACCGCCAGGCCTGGATCCTCACCAC GGAAAGTGTACTCTCCTCGAAGGGTGGTGTCCTCCCCCAGGAAGTCCCCCCGTGGAGCCACGAGGGGAGGCCTGGCCCCCACCTCCCTGGCCAAATTCTTCAAAACGGGCCGACCTGGTCCCACCAACAAGGAACCTGCCAGTGCCAGCCAAGACCAGAAGCAACCAACCG CTGTTCCCAAGAAGATCAGTAAAGCCAAGGAGAGTTCCAGTAAGACTGAAGAGCCTCAGAACagaccagcagcagcagccatcACCAAGGACTCCTCCAGTGAAGAGCAGAGCAAGAAGACAGCCACGTCACTCATTCTCTTTGAGGAGGTGGATGTCGTCTTTGATGACGACTCTGGGTTCCTGGCTGCCATCAAAACGTTCATGACCACCACCAAGAGACCGGTGATCCTCACCACCAGTG ATCCCACCTTCAGTACCATGTTTGATGGCTACTTTGAGGAGATCCATTTCAAAACCCCCTCAGTG GTGAAGGTGGGGAGCTACCTGCAGCTGCTGTGCCTGGCTGAGAACATGCGTACGGACGCCCGCGACGtctcctctctgctccacctGAACGGTTGTGACATCCGCCAGAGCCTTCTGCACCTGCAGTTCTGGAGCCGCTCCACAGGGGGGCGGAAGCTATCCCGTCCCCTCCCAGACTCAGCCCCCACAG TGACACAACTCCAGCCAAAGACAGAGGAAACTGCAGGTGGCTCTGTGGTGAGTGAGGGGGTGACCCCAGCAGGACCCCTGCCCCCCTGTGACACAGGCTGCACAGAGAGCATGCTGGGGCTGCTGAACATAGAGCCAGAGAGGGAAATGCAGGATCTGTTCAAG AGCCAGTCCACAGTGGAGCCAGGTTGCTGGGAGCTGCTGACCACCAgcaagaggagaggaatggaccTGCTCTACTCCAACATGGAGGCCCTGCTTCCCCTACCCACCACACATTTCACTGTCACAACCCACAGGCGGCCACAGGAAGTGAGCAACCGGACACAGGAAGAGTCCAGCGCTGATCCACAGGAAGTAGCCACTAGTATGAATAGTATAAAGCCAGAGATTGATCCACCACTACCACTTCAGACTGAGGTTGATCCACTGCCCCACCCCAAGGTCCAGCAGGTGGCAGAGGGGTCAGAGACAGACGGGAGCCCGGTGAAGGTGTCCTCTagaatgaagaagaagaagaagcagctgGGTACCCGAGAGAACCTGGACCCCTTTCACTCAGACTCTGATTCCGACGAcgccttcctctccctccacactAAACCACCTCCCAACCCCCCTCAGACACAGACGGAAGGGGAGGACAGTCAGGACGATTCTACCAGCAACAAGGTTGAACTAGAATCTGTGAaggccagagaggaagaggtaaagGAGAAGGCCCCTCCCCCTATGAGGATGAGGGTGCCGCTCACCCCGGAGCAGAGGATGAAGAGTGAGCCTGTGTCCCACTGCCTGGGCTCTCTGGCAGAGTTCCTCGACCACATGTCTCTCCTGGACTCCTCCCTTTGCCGCCACACCTCACCTGTAGGTGgcgccagatacacacacaggacattCGGCCTGAGAGCCGAGATTAAAGACGGGATGAATGACGAGCCCGGGGAGGAGTGCCATGGAGGGAGctgggtagagggggagagagcgggggagatcCAGGCTGCTGTGGAGGCTCTGAGCTTCCAGAGGTGCAGGGCTGGGGTGGAGGAGGCGTGGGGTACAGCTCAGGGTCTAGAGGGGGAACTGGGGAAGGAGGCTGTGAACGAGCTCACACTCCCTGTGGCCTCGCACAGACGGGGCTTCAGACTCACCCAGGACAGCCCCTGTGAACCAAA AGTTCTccagaagaggagggaggtgatgGACATTCTACCCAGGCAAGTGGCAGGGACGCTGGGTAACAGACCTGCTGCAGCCCTGGACTTCCTTCCCTTCCTACGGACCATCTGCCGATCAGAGACGCTCAAGGAGCAGTTCAAGGTTAAACGCAg